TGGGCAGCATGACGGCCACGGTGTCGTTCTTGCCTATGCCTATTTTTTGCAGACTGCTGGCCAGCTGCCTGCAGCGCGCATAGGTCTGGCCCCAGTTCTGGCGCAAATCACCATGAACAATGGCAAGGCGCTCGGGGTAGACCTCGGCCGTTCGAGCGATAAAGCTCAAAGGCGTCTGCGCGGCATAGTTAGCGCTTGTGGGGGCGAGGTTCAGGTCGTAATGACTGGTGATATGGCTTGTCATGTTTTTGTCTCCTGAGCGTTTTGTACCCCAGCTAGCTCTGCACCCAGCTTACAACCCAGCGCGGCACTGGCCTGTTTTGAGCCGTAGCCAGCAGACCCGGACGCAAAATCTGCCAAGGCAGCCCCACCGTCGGCACAAAAAATCCTCAGAATTATCAAAGGTTATTAATTCAGACAGAAGTTTCAACATCTTCTGAAATTCAATAAACACCTTAAAAATCAATGCACTAAAAATTTAATCAGCGATGCATTGCTGCCTGATTTTTTGACTCTCAGCATCAGTCATCTATAAGACATCATTTATCTGACCCATCAAGCGCAAAGGCTTCAAATCGCTTTTAGAATTCGCGCATGTTTTGAGATGATGGCTGCCAGCACTGGCAGGCAAGACCGGAATTCCTTCCCCGCATGGAACCCGTTCTGGAGACTCAAAGCTGTGAGGCGGAGGAGACATTTAGAGGAGCGCCCGGCAATGACCGGGCATCTGGAGACCTGAGCCTGCACCTGTTGGTGCAGGCTTTTTTTTGCCCGCTCATCGCATGCTCTGCATTCCTCTTTCGCTCTCGGCGATTGCCGAAAAGGCAGAATACGGGGGTGTCCATTCCCCAATCATTTATTCAAGAGTTGCTCTCCCGCGTCGACGTGGTCGATATCGTGGGCCGCTATGTGCAACTCAAAAAGGGCGGCGCCAATTTCATGGGCCTATGCCCGTTCCATGGAGAGAAGTCGCCCTCGTTCACCGTCAGCCCCAGCAAACAGTTTTTTCACTGCTTTGGCTGCGGCAAGAACGGCAACGCCATAGGCTTCCTGATGGAACATGCCGGCATGGGCTTTGTGGAAGCCGTGCAGGAGCTTGCCAACCAGTGCGGCCTGCAAGTGCCGCAAGACGACATCAGCCCCGCCGAGCGCCAGCGCCAAGCCCAGCAAAAGCAAAAGGCCGAGAGCCTGAGCGACCTGCTGGAAAAAGCGGGCGAGTCGTATTGCAAGCATCTCAGGGGCACGCCCAAGGCGATTGAGTATTTAAAGAAGCGCGGCGTGTCGGGTGAGGTCTCCAAACGCTTTGGTCTGGGCTACGCGCCAGCAGGCTGGCATGGGCTGGCCAGCGTTTTCCCCGAATATGACAGCCCGCAGCTTGAAGAAGCAGGTCTGGTCATCGTTAGCGAGGAAGACAACCGCCGCTATGACCGTTTTCGCGACCGGCTCATGTTCCCCATTCGCAATGTCAAAGGCGAATGCATAGGCTTTGGCGGGCGTGTGTTTGGCGACGAAAAGCCCAAATACCTGAACTCCCCCGAAACACCGATCTTCCACAAAGGCCGCGAGCTGTATGGTCTGTTCGAAGCCCGCACCGCCCTACGCGACATGGGCTACGCCCTGGTCACCGAAGGCTATATGGACGTGGTGGCCCTGGCACAGCTGGGCTTTGCCAACGCCGTGGCCACGCTGGGCACCGCCTGCACGCCCGAGCATCTGCAAAAGCTGTTTCGGTTTACCGAGGCAGTGGTCTTCAGCTTCGACGGCGATGGTGCCGGCCGTCGCGCCGCCCGCAAGGCGCTGGATGCCGCCCTGCCGCTGGCCACAGACACACGCTC
The sequence above is drawn from the Comamonas sp. 26 genome and encodes:
- the dnaG gene encoding DNA primase: MSIPQSFIQELLSRVDVVDIVGRYVQLKKGGANFMGLCPFHGEKSPSFTVSPSKQFFHCFGCGKNGNAIGFLMEHAGMGFVEAVQELANQCGLQVPQDDISPAERQRQAQQKQKAESLSDLLEKAGESYCKHLRGTPKAIEYLKKRGVSGEVSKRFGLGYAPAGWHGLASVFPEYDSPQLEEAGLVIVSEEDNRRYDRFRDRLMFPIRNVKGECIGFGGRVFGDEKPKYLNSPETPIFHKGRELYGLFEARTALRDMGYALVTEGYMDVVALAQLGFANAVATLGTACTPEHLQKLFRFTEAVVFSFDGDGAGRRAARKALDAALPLATDTRSIKFLFLPSEHDPDTFIREFGTDAFARYVGDATPLSRFLIEAASEGCDLGQTEGRARMASNARPLWSLLPDGALKRQLLSEIAALAQLNSQDLTDIWAQETARTAPIARRAPAAHPHQQAPEWDAPPSNWDNAPDWAEPSAPAQHAYQQQSSGGNWAGRKEFGRPRKPWGKKGEDWNPPQLGPRPTPVSREDQAARLLMCHMEFMEEMTHEDFDALARCNESHAQLFRWLEAQFTESGPRSWALLREQLQGAACEPLASKLMNGAHAQPEGEVDELRKELRGTLNLILVDHLKREEGKALKEIATDPTAARRYIEFQERRKKLSVIISTTS